The Amblyomma americanum isolate KBUSLIRL-KWMA chromosome 6, ASM5285725v1, whole genome shotgun sequence genome has a window encoding:
- the LOC144095249 gene encoding uncharacterized protein LOC144095249 — protein MSSLSMLKDSQKECSDEVENADSGGSGPTGGGRSQYVVPRTTTRITGSTGTTDPLAPTVVPVTPLPAPSPPTPASSPPTPASSPPTPVPSPPTPVPSPPTPAPTLPPAPSTTRTMRTHPPRIVICVVGESFVDPKVFGGGWCDYAIYPDLVKSGTDFIPLYGRASWEAFKNATVTYPQVGAGVSFSMLNAKDRNSTVADMPNLLPQLENLVRTTKVSAMGVLDFTRFDGANTKDLGPMFQVLNAAVNKQNHTEPVVFIGVLLHTIDAITDFVSEVGYVRSISTIIIQTHIHALLSHPLLGPAGCRSFPVSVKTPAVLLPSFLLEFGSLFGCCACNKQPAEILRRYMVEGLA, from the exons GCGATGAAGTTGAGAACGCCGACAGCGGAGGCAGCGGGCCTACCGGGGGTGGTAGAAGCCAGTACGTGGTACCGAGAACCACAACCAGAATAACCGGCAGCACAGGGACCACCGACCCACTCGCCCCCACCGTCGTGCCTGTGACCCCGCTGCCTGCGCCCTCTCCGCCGACACCTGCGTCCTCTCCGCCGACACCTGCGTCCTCTCCGCCGACACCTGTGCCCTCTCCACCAACACCTGTGCCCTCTCCGCCGACACCTGCGCCTACCCTTCCAC CTGCGCCAAGCACAACACGTACGATGCGGACACATCCACCTCGCATAGTGATCTGCGTCGTCGGCGAGAGCTTCGTTGACCCGAAGGTgttcggcggtggctggtgcGACTACGCAATCTACCCTGATCTCGTGAAATCCGGCACAGACTTCATCCCGCTGTACGGACGGGCCTCCTGGGAGGCGTTCAAAAAC GCAACCGTGACGTACCCGCAAGTAGGGGCCGGTGTGAGCTTCTCTATGCTCAATGCCAAGGACCGTAACAGCACTGTGGCCGACATGCCAAATTTACTACCCCAGCTGGAAAACCTTGTGCGAACGACGAAAGTATCGGCCATGGGGGTGCTCGACTTCACTCGCTTCGATGGCGCTAATACGAAAGACTTGGGACCCATGTTCCAG GTGCTGAACGCAGCGGTGAACAAACAGAATCACACCGAGCCCGTGGTTTTTATTGGCGTACTGTTGCACACTATAGACGCAATCACTGACTTTGTTTCTGAAGTGGGATATGTGCG atcCATTAGCACGATAATTATCCAGACCCACATACACGCTCTTCTGAGCCATCCGTTGCTCGGTCCTGCTGGGTGTCGCTCCTTCCCAGTGTCTGTAAAGACTCCTGCCGTGCTGCTTCCTTCCTTC CTTCTCGAATTCGGAAGCCTATTCGGATGCTGCGCCTGCAATAAGCAGCCTGCTGAAATACTCCGTCGCTACATGGTTGAAGGGCTTGCTTGA